The nucleotide sequence acctcccccacacctcccctcacacccctcaactcccccacacctccccccacaccacacacacctcccctcacaccacacacacctcccccaccccacccctcatctCCCCCACACCGCCCCTCACACAGCACCTCACACAAAGAGCCCATTCTCTGGAAGAAAAGGCGGAGGCAGGTAGGGTGGACACCATGCAGCGGTTTAGCTCAGCAGAGATACAGGGCCACGCTGTAAATGCAGATAAGGTTTAATTGAGATCACATGACTCTCATATTCAAAAGCACATTTGTGCAAATGATGTCAGgaagcacagtgtccccattgTTTCatcttttattacatttctctTTCCCCTGAAAGTTAGAGGAATGTACATAGACGTGAGTTACATCTGAGGCTTAAAGTTATTAACTATTCTAACTGTAGATATGTATTTAGAGAAAGGATTAACTTAATTTGAACCAAACAACAAATGTACTAGAGATGTCATTTTATACTCAAAATTTACTTTGTCACCAGACATTATTATAAGTGGAGTGAGAAGATTATATTATGATAAAAACAGAGGATATAGAATATTTAAAACTTCAACAACATAATGATAATATTGCCCTTCTAAAGATGTAAAATCCCCTGCAGTCTGATGAtgatgttttttgggggggattcAGGCACTTCATTCAGTTTATGGAAGAGAAAATGGGCGCTTTGGGGCTTTAAAAGgaaattcacatattttatgTATCAGAAATAACCCCTACatgaatagagagagagagaggataatcAGAAGCATAAACCTGGTGAATTCTACCCACAgaagagagggtgggggggttagatGGTGTGGTGCAGGTACTgagggaggggcgagggggacACGCAGTTGTCGTAGAAGATCTGGAAGTTCTGGTCCACGTCCATCTTGGTCTTGAGGTAGATCTCCAGGTCCAGCACGGTCATCTCGTGCACAGCGCTGAACTCCTTGGCGTTCTTGGCCAGGAAGGCCTGTGTGGGGAAGCGGACCCGCACGTCGTGCGGCGCGTTGCGGTCGTAGTCCGTGCAGCAGTACGCGCTCCACACGTCCTCCGGGATGCCCACGCGGTCCTGGTTGTTGCGGCGGATCATGTGACCAGCCGTGGTCACCCCGGTGACGATGTAGGCGGTGCCGCGGCAGAAGTTGTTGAGCCGCACGCGGAGCCGCTCCTCGTGCTGCTGCCACGGCCCGATGTTGAACTCGCGGATCTCCGGCACCACGTTGGTCAGCGTGTAGGTGGCGGCCCGGTCGTGCGGGTCCGACTGGTGCTGGTCCGGGTTCAGGTGCCCCCGCTCGTACAGAACCACGTCCGAGTAGTCGTCCAGAACCGCCTGGCTGTCCTCAAACTTCATGTGCAGGTAACCCTGCGGGAAGGGCATCATGTTCCCGTTCCCATCCACCTCCGCCAGCTGGggggcgagagacagagagagaggagggagggagggaagagagagagacagaggaagaagggagggagagagagagaccgagtgCATACATGGGCAAGCTGGTTACCTTCTCAGCAAGCACTGGCTCATGCACAATGGCTGGTTGTCattatgcatgtgcatttttgtcattttttgtttttaagcttGAATGAACTTTGAGCACCTGTAAGGAAGGACTGAAAaaaatttactgaaataaacagaacagaaattcTCTTTGTCAAATTTATCGAAGCACTAAGATTTCAGAAGAGACAGAACAGAGACGATTACCaaatccatccatcatctaacccacttattcctgcaCAGGGTCCCAGctttgggtgagaggcaggaatacaccctggacaggtcccAAATCCATGCACTCATTCACACATCATACGGGTCATTTAGTGTCCAGTTAGCCTAAGCTGCATGTCTGTGCCTAACTGGATACTCTAAACTGTCTGTGGACCGTGGGAAGAAACCAGAGAACTTTAAGTATTCTTCCACCATCTTCCCCTCACCTAATATCAGCTGCCAGTGCTGCTAATATGTAAACTATAATGCCACCGTGGATGTTTTTAAAGCGGGCTGTAATATAAATGTGGCACAGCTACACGCAGCCGGCCGCAGCAGCCGTAGTTCTTCGGGGCACTGACCTGCGGCTCGTACATCCAGGGGTAGTCCACACGGCGGTCGCCTTCGGTCTTCTTGAAGGTGTAGGCGGAGTAGACGGGGATGCGCAGGCGCGGGTTGTACAGGGTGACGTAGCGCGGCCGGTCTGCGTAGCGCTGGCAGATCCTCTTCAGGCTGGGGCTGAGGAAGCCCCGCGGCGGCGTGCCCATGTACAGCGAGTCTTTGCACCGCTCCACGTGGTTGAAGTCCTGCACCACCGTGGCGGCCATGCGCTGGGCGCCGTGGAAACACGCCAAGAGCGAAACCAAACTCCACAGCGGTAACGGCTGCATGCTGACCGGCAGGAGAACGGAACGCCTTCGGATAGATCGGTGCAGCCGGCAGAATAACTTCAGGTCTTTGGATAGATCGGTGTAGCCCGTAGAATAACTTCAGGTCTTTGGATAGATCGGTGTAGCCCGTAGAATAACTTCAGGTCTTTGGATAGATCGGTGTAGCCCGTAGAATAACTTCAGGTCTTCGGATAGATCGGTGTAGCCCGTAGAATAACTTCAGGTCTTTGGATAGATCGGTGTAGCCCGTAGAATAACTTCAGGTCTTTGGATAGATCGGTGTAGCCCGTAGAATAACTTCAGGTCTTCGGATAGATTGTGTAGTCAGTAGAATAGCGTCAGGTCGTCTGATAGATCAGCGTTGGCGTCACAATGGATCAGTCAGACGTGTggagttcatttaaatgatatCGATTCAATATGCAAAGCAAGAAGCCGACTGGCAAACCACACCATCGTTTATAGCTTTACCGCTTTACATTGGGCCGTCATTCAGCCCAAACAGATTAACAGGAACAGTAAAGGTGATGCCCTGGGCTAGTTATTTTCTTATTAGGCAGCCTTTTATATAGGCTGTGTGTGACTGGACCGAAACTGGGTGCATCTGCATTAAATAGATTCAGGCTGAGCATCTTACTTGTAGCAGGTGACCCCCAGTATGTAGAGCACTCCAGAGAGTACAGCAGCCTTTAAAACTCATTCAAGGTTGTCCCTTCATAGTTTCTGCCTGGTTTTACAGCCTCTGCTAATTATTTCATTGCCTTTAAATGACTTGATTGCATAGTGAATTGGATAGCTGGCTGTGCTGGATGTTTTGCCGGAGGGTGTTTTACTGACGAAGGCGGAAGGTGTTTTTCTGCAGTGCTGTTTGGGACCCACACAGGTGCACCAGGTACTGGGTCATTAATTCAGATTAAACTGGTCCAGCACCAGAGCTACAGAGATTGCagctctcaatctctctcacacacacgcacacacttatacacaaacatgcactctcacacaatcacactcacacaccacaggagacacacagagcccccATTTCAGACAAACCCTGCTGTTATAGATCTTTCCTGTATTAATAGAGCAAAGGAAGGCGTTTCAGGCAGCCTTTCAGAGCCTGTGCCTCTAACCGCTACACCTCGCCACTCTCCTCTTCCTGGCGGATTAAGAGGAAGCCGCCAACCCGTCACAGACAGTCACGCGCCGGTTCGGCCCTGCGGTACGGGGGTCACAGCCCCAGACTGCTTCCTGGAACACTGCCAGTCAGCCGAACGCAGAGCCCGTTAGCCAGCGGTGCGCTATCGTTACAGTGCACAATGCAAACAGGCTGTGGGTCCAGGACAA is from Anguilla anguilla isolate fAngAng1 chromosome 9, fAngAng1.pri, whole genome shotgun sequence and encodes:
- the LOC118235513 gene encoding endonuclease domain-containing 1 protein-like, which encodes MQPLPLWSLVSLLACFHGAQRMAATVVQDFNHVERCKDSLYMGTPPRGFLSPSLKRICQRYADRPRYVTLYNPRLRIPVYSAYTFKKTEGDRRVDYPWMYEPQLAEVDGNGNMMPFPQGYLHMKFEDSQAVLDDYSDVVLYERGHLNPDQHQSDPHDRAATYTLTNVVPEIREFNIGPWQQHEERLRVRLNNFCRGTAYIVTGVTTAGHMIRRNNQDRVGIPEDVWSAYCCTDYDRNAPHDVRVRFPTQAFLAKNAKEFSAVHEMTVLDLEIYLKTKMDVDQNFQIFYDNCVSPSPLPQYLHHTI